In Drosophila bipectinata strain 14024-0381.07 unplaced genomic scaffold, DbipHiC1v2 scaffold_226, whole genome shotgun sequence, the sequence AACTTCACCGTTGCCGGATGCCGCGGGAGCAGTTTTGATATCTATCGTAACAGATGCAATAaaactgattaatcggaaatgatataactttggtgtttttagagttcgagagttcggatttttaTTAATGCTATTTTTAGCAGAATAATAAGATATACttaatttcataaggatcggcgcGATATCGTATAGCTGGCAGCGGAACGGAACCTTTGAGCGGAGCCAAAGTTAATGTACCTTGAGCTTAGATCGGATATATGTTGCAAATATTAGATATAGTTGGATTCTTTCTTAGAGATTTTTCTTAGCGATTCTTAgagatttttatgaaaaaaccaattaattaaaatgaaaatagttccaagcttccatcttaaaaaaataccaaagatgggtcatttccagCTATACCAgctatataatatagtcgtccgatcccgCCCTTTACGGCTCATATACgcctttcaaaaaaaaaatgggtttgTGGCAAGTCTAACAAGCCCTTTTGTTAGCTTCAATTTAATAGTTTCTGGATGAATTTTATGCATTCGGACCAGTGTCCACTTTTGCAAATTTAGAGGGTATATAAACGTACTTTTATGAACTTATTTTTCATTCTTAGAAATCTGGTCATCAAATTCAGCAACTTACAACCGAAATTAGTGCCAATGAAGTAAAAATTAACtcgttaaatttaaaaattgaacatcttaataattatataaaagaGTTACAATCCGaactaaaaaacaaagaaaatttagTTGCTGGGTTGCGCAAGGACATGAgggaaatgaaaacaaaaaacgaaatgcTCGCTAAAACTATATCTAATGATGAACTAAAGTTTATGAAAATGGGTCATGAATTGGAGGAAATGAGAAAGGAAAGAAATCTTGTTGGCTTGCAAATGGTACGAAGAAATGATGAAATTGTAGTTATTAAAGAAAAGTTGCAAATCGCTCAAAATGCTTTAGACAATGGCACAACACAATACAATCAACGTGTTGAGGATATAAGACTACTAAAAAAGGAAATTTCTAACCTTCATACTGAAAGTGAATGCTTAAAGCATGCAATTAAAAGCACGGCTGATATGAGAAAAGAAATTGTTCGTCTCCAAAGGTCTCTAAATCAAGAACGAATACGTATACGAGCTTTAACAGAAGATGCCAAAACTCCAACGGGAGTGCATCGATGGCGTATATTAAAAGGAGAAGatccaaaaaaatttgagCTTCTAGAAAAACTACAAGTCCTTCAAAAGTCAGCAATCatataaaatgttttaattatttttacattttttaattatttcaggCGCGCATTAAAGCAGTCCATTGAAAACTCGAATACAAAGAACAAGTTAGCTGAAGCTCAGAGGACTAATGAGACCCTCAAAAGGATGTTATCCCACATGCCTACAGttgaaataaaacacaaattaGTTGTGCAACAGGTAAAACATATGACAAATATTGTTAGCAGTCATACGATATTTATGAAAGCTTTATAACATTCGGCAGGCCGATTGGTATGCATTTTTCTTTGCttgcttttttattttgcttgtTCTTTGTGCAAAACATACTCTGCTTAAAATATTCGTAATCATAATACTAATACAACAATAATGATTATATCAGTAAAAGAAACatatttgatttatatttCCCCAGAGtattcaagacgatagctctCAAGTAAACTGTTTGGTTCTTTCACCCAATTATTAAccatttattgaaaaaaaaatttagactACGGATCAAGGTTGTGGTGTCTGGCAGTCGTTGCAAGAAAAccaacttttttgttgttttttaacaAACTGGGACTTgtgaattaattttaaaattttactgGAGAAAACTTCAAACTTTTATACATTTCAAAATCTAGCTCTGCTTCTTTTTCTCTGAACTTTTTCTTTGCATTTCTTTGTTTCTGAGGTATCTTTTTATATATCTCACTACCTAAAAGACAGCAATGTCTTTTAGCTGTATCAATCGTATTATTAAGTTTTATTTCATTCGTACAGTGGCAAAATAAAGATTCTGTTAGGTCCTCTAACAATAAAGGTCCTGATTTTTCAAcgacaattaattaaaaacgttataaaaatgtttattttgctGCCTAAGAAATCGGATATGAAAGCAGAGAGACGCCAGATTAGGATACGTGCGCAAAGATACTAGGAAAGAGAGTGCTGTCCCGACATTCACCCCAGAGTTTTGGCTTTATCAGGGCAACTTCGAATCGTTTTTTAACCTTTTGATCGTTTTTGGCTCCGAAAATGTTGGTTGCTTTTTttagaccaaatatgttgaagCTTTCGGCGGGTACATATAAACCGCTTCAAGTCTTGCAGAAATaacattgtggacagatcccttgCAAGCTCCAGATGGACGGCTTtggttttggctttggctttggtaACTTTTACTGgagcacttccggcttataataaaAAGGCCCTGGGAGACGCCAACTCTTTGCTCCGGGAGATCAaccataatttatttatttatatattttaacaaTTATATGTTATTCTAGATTATTATAACTGAGAGTTAGGATAattaagctaaaaaaaattctataattttcgatttaattacatctagggatagttcaagggataataaatgggacaatga encodes:
- the ORY gene encoding cilia- and flagella-associated protein 58: MASETEAVKAMKWLIFLMSPIWFILDQISLKTNQVNDLTEKLHEKQREVHNFKKQLESVHSEKMMLQRNLENTTQERDNFRILQSKSGHQIQQLTTEISANEVKINSLNLKIEHLNNYIKELQSELKNKENLVAGLRKDMREMKTKNEMLAKTISNDELKFMKMGHELEEMRKERNLVGLQMVRRNDEIVVIKEKLQIAQNALDNGTTQYNQRVEDIRLLKKEISNLHTESECLKHAIKSTADMRKEIVRLQRSLNQERIRIRALTEDAKTPTGVHRWRILKGEDPKKFELLEKLQVLQKRALKQSIENSNTKNKLAEAQRTNETLKRMLSHMPTVEIKHKLVVQQSIQDDSSQVNCLVLSPNY